A single window of Dermacentor albipictus isolate Rhodes 1998 colony chromosome 1, USDA_Dalb.pri_finalv2, whole genome shotgun sequence DNA harbors:
- the LOC135912074 gene encoding low-density lipoprotein receptor class A domain-containing protein 4-like isoform X2, whose translation MLASSSWGQVVSGLFNSVFSLGLVACIVSHYRMGARSWSERRSRPAPHDPQPYQHVLLPPVQSALYSSASAAERQRAALAAARDAQVRAASVRADLALELPPTVALPEEHPLAGSVRLRDADQEQELYGACVRAPPNRTVRDGSPPCGGGRLRRVVVRSNSVTPCNRTARWHSPDCQRPGGV comes from the exons CGTCCTGGGGCCAGGTGGTGAGCGGCCTGTTCAACTCGGTGTTCAGCCTGGGGCTGGTCGCCTGCATCGTGAGCCACTACAGGATGGGCGCCCGGTCGTGGAGTGAGCGGCGCAGTCGGCCGGCGCCCCACGACCCGCAGCCCTACCAGCACGTGCTCCTTCCGCCCGTGCAGTCG GCGCTGTACTCGTCGGCGAGCGCGGCGGAGCGCCAGCGGGCCGCCCTGGCCGCGGCGCGCGACGCCCAAGTGCGCGCGGCGTCGGTGCGCGCCGACCTGGCGCTCGAGCTGCCGCCGACGGTGGCGCTGCCCGAGGAGCACCCGCTGGCCGGCAGCGTGCGGCTTCGCGACGCCGACCAGGAGCAGGAGCTGTAcggcgcgtgcgtgcgcgcgccgcCCAACCGGACGGTGCGCGATGGGAGCCCGCCGTGCGGCGGCGGCCGGCTGCGGCGCGTCGTCGTGCGCTCCAACTCGGTGACCCCCTGCAACCGGACTGCGCGCTGGCATAGCCCGGACTGCCAGCGGCCCGGGGGCGTTTGA